CCCTGGAACCTCTCTCGGAGCTCCTCAAAAGCTTTTCGTGTGTCAtattccttctctgtctccccctccgCCATCTTCACAACAATCACGACCGCGTACGCACAGATGTTACGCTGCCAGACCAGCACACGCACGCGCACGCAGGGGGGAGGGGAGAGCACACAGTATGCTCCACATATCCCACTACACTTATCCCACCCTGATGTCAACAAAGCATGCGTGACTTTGCatcacacaaaatcacacactgcacacaggtTGGACCTGATATGTTTGCCCATCAGCCAATCTCAGTATGACTGGATTTCCAGATTTCCTCTACATACAAATTCACCTAATCCATGCTAAGACACTGCAGGACATGTATGACCATCAGCAGTGAGTATCATCACACCACTAACAgagtatattatatttttagaaATACTTGTATCATCCCTGGATGTGCACATCACATAGAGTGCAGCATCAGTCTCAAAACAGCCATTGGTTCAGTGTGACTTGTTTTAGGACACTTACAGGACGGAAGCTGCATATTACCATATCATTACTAGTGATGATCAACTGTTATGATTATGTTTCTGAAATAGGCCAACCATTACCATATAGTTTCAATACATAGCCTCAAATGATGGCTAAATGTGTTTGCACAGCAGTAtagcaaaatgtgaaatgacatAACCTTAGCGTGTACGCAGTTGTCACAATGTTCATATCCAAATTTTTTGTGAGCCTTTGTCATCCATGTTGGTTCAGATTTTAATTTCAAAGCTTTTGTTAATTGGCAGTCCATCATAAGTAGTATAAGCCTGTAATTAACCTCAAACTCACATTTCACAAGtgtgttacattaaaataatgtagcAGATGCTTTTGCCTAAAGGAAGTCACACACTCTTCGAAAActactcccacacacacacaaaccgtAATGCATGGACATTTAATGTAAGACACAGTAAGTATGGGTGCACATTTTAATTGCTTCCTCTACAATACAATCTTCAATCTACAATTTATTATACACATCTATTAACTTAATATATAGACACACTACACACCACAGACATAGAATTGCTACAAAAATATTATCtggcaacacaacaacaagaatGGTCTCCAGGTTCCATCTGTCATATCTTGTGAAAATAGCAGGTGCTGCAGTGGCAGCTTGTATGGTTTCTCACCCTTATGCCCGCCACCTCTGtctaaaagagaaacagatgcaAAGGAAATAACTAGAGTGAATATCAACACTGTCACATCAGTCTTCACCATACggtaaatgtaaacattaatttTAGCAATGTGAGGAgctgcacattttatgaccaacaaaatgttacaaaattaaaattcaataaTTAGTGAAAGTTACTGAACATCAACAGATAAtttatcaaaattaaaacaccaaaacaagAATCAAATAGTCAATCATAAGTAGGTATCCTGCATTAAAAGATTCTCTTTAAGTATTGTCAGCTAAATGTACtgtcaaaagcaaaataaataattttgctGATCTTATGACAGATACAATACTACATTAATCAGTAGTTTCTGAGAGAAGCCAGGTCCCCGCAACACTTCATACAAGGATACGTAGGACACAAGCCGGTGTTTGTAACTACAAAAGCTGTCACATGAATGGTGTAAAAATCTGATCTCTTGCTctgaaatataaattattagCAAAAACTGCAAGTATTCAAGATACAGGTGTCACAACTCACTTTTGTTTCTAGGACTGATTATTGatatttccaaaataaaatgacatatacaaaaatgtaattaatttggAAACACAACTGACAATGATTATGGAAATTAAGTTTTATCTgagaaatgtggaaaacatttttagagGACAATTTAGcttttaataatgaatgtaGAGGTTGATCCGTGGACATAGTCAAACTAATTCTTGAACATTAAACTACCAGGACAACTCACTCATGGCACATTTGAATATTACTGTAGTCTACAGTATAAAGAAAGTCTTTTGTAGTTTCAGAAGTACCTCGTAACTGTGCTTTGCAACACAGCACGTTGCCTCTGAGGTGATGTTCTTTGGAATCGTCATCGTCTTCATGGCCTTGAGGGGTGTTGGGTACGCTCTGGAGAAACAGCAGCCCATGCACTGGTAAATCGGACGATCTCTTGAGAAAACACTGTTCTTTTTCAGAGTGCATTCCTCACAGCCCACTAGAGAAAGATGGTAATAGTTTCACAGAGTTAAAACTATCACAGGATCACAATGCACAACCTTTAAGAATACAGACATGCACAATCTGAAAATACAGTAGGTAAGATCtgtcttataataataataataataatacttgggataatatacaaatatttgAATTACAAACTAATCTTACCGTTTGAGAAGTCATTGTTGGGGTAAGAGTCTGCTATGtacagaagaaaagacaacaggAGAAAAGACAGTCCAGCTGATTTCACCGAGCCCATTGTCACGACAGCAGTAACCtagagacaaaaaggaaaaggtcaatgaaaaatgtattcaatGAAAGACCTGTCAGTGAGCAAGTCATAGATGGAGGTAAACCATTACCATGTTGAGAGAATGTCTTCCCTTCATTGTGCCTCTCTACAGGTCTCCTTTATACTGAGAACCTTTGCTTCAGCTCATCTCATTTATACCAGTGTCTCTGGCAACATCCTGGAAAAGATAAAACCTACCAACCTTATCAATGATCTCACTGACGTCCAGGGCACAGCTTTTCTCATAATCCCTTTATAGCACAGACACAAGGGAAGTCAAAACATACTTCCATCATCCTTCCATCCTGACTATGGATGATACATATAATCCATGGGTTTTTGTTACTTGGCAACGGAAGGTTGTTATTATTTCACAGCAAAATAAGGGTCATTAGTTTAGGTTTTCTCGGTCATTTCAGTGAATTGCAAGAGCAACATTCATCACTCTACAGACTTGGACCAAATTATTGGCACCCTTTCttcaaggaaagaaaaacccacaaaggtcattgaaataacttgaaactgacaaaagtaataataaataaaaacttaactGAAAAATTAACTCacacattgcttttgagttgtacttcaaaagaagtaaaaaaaactaaattaaattaatgaaactgacctggacaaaaatgaatCTCTCAGTGAGACGGActgcacctgtcgacaggtattttgTCTCACTCCTtatgagcaaactgctccagctgtctcaggtttgaaggttGCCTTCTCcacactgcatgtttcagctctttccacagatgttcaatatgatttagatcaggactcattgaggccacttcagaatggtccaatgatttgttcttagtcattcttgggtgttttagctgtgtttgggttattatcctgttggaggaccatgacctgtgacaaagaccaagctttctgacactgggcagcatgttttgttCCAGAATACCTTGATAGTCTTACTTATAGTCTAACTTagtggagtcctcctcagtcgtcttctattaagtccactttaATCTCCTAAGACAATTCTctgtttagttttctgtggttcatgttgagtgtggtacacaccatgatgCCAAACAACACGGTGACCACTTTTCAACCTTTAAATAGaaagactgactgattacaagtgtgaagaaacctgtgaTGCTCGTTACAggacacattttagtttaacatgtcgCTGTGGTCAAAGTATTGAACATCTTTTCTAGGTGtgtcatcatttttgtccaggccagttttattagtttgttttttaacaaactTCTATTAAATCACAACTCAAAAGTTaatttttactacatttttatttattattacttttgtcagatttaaattatttcagtaacctttgtgggtttttctttctttaagggaagggtgCCAAAAACTTCATCCACACCTGTATATGTAGCCTGAAAGCATTTAAATCGTGTATCTGAATGATGGAAAGTATAAATTTAAAAGGATAAGACAAGAAAAGAGCACCTTTTGAAGCAATGGcaacatttgctgtttttaaaagaatgtatgcaacattttatttaactgaatgCTGATTTAACGAGTGTAAACCTTTTCCATTGCCCACATAAAGTCTCTCTTCAATTTTCAAACATGCATTAgttttaaacattcaaataacTTGATGAAATAAGGTAAATACATCTTTCAAGGTTGATGCTTTCTATTCAATATGAAATGTTTCTTAGTACATCTCAATCTTTAATTCAGTCTAGAGTTGATACAGCTGATATGAAACACTTGATATAGAAAATGACTagcaacctttttttttatgtgtggtAAACCATGTATTTGATAACCCACTgaatatattattacattacaaaacattacaataatTGTTTATTGAGGGGTCTTTTTATCTATAATTTTATACTGAAGTCCAGACATCACTCATTGCATCAGTTCAGTGGTTCTGCGTTGAACTTATGAATAAATGGAGAGATATTAGATAGCTGTTCAAGAGGATACATCCGCCTGCCCCCTACATTTGAAATGTCAAGGATGAATATGAATTTATGTTGTGTgccatttgtgtgtttactgaagTAGCCATGTCCTGTGTCCTTGCGAATCTTAGGCTAAGGATTTATTACCAGCACAACTTGTAATTCAATAAGTGTGGAGGACGTGATGTTTAAAGACTCAGGAGCTTGTGTTTGTACTCTTTCCAAAACTGTaacacagtattttaaacatCATGACATGTGCTTCTAACTTTCATTGCTGTTAATAACACTGATTGTTGGTGTAGATtacttttattatgttgttgGGCAAATATTGTAACACTAGCAACATTATTTCAGTACATGGACCAATTTAAGTTCACTCAAAATtaattttgtataaataaataatttcagctcatataaacattttatcCTGCATCTCTCAAGATcaaacagctgttgtttttttaatcctaTTATgcttatttgtgttgtttttttttcatacacCAGAAAATGTGCCATTTGCAGTAATGTAATGtctaaaaaaacatcttgaaatGATCATGACGTGAGCGAGTTATCTGTGCCGGATATCTGAGATGTTGTGAGAAGTTCAAAATTTAAAATAGGATTAGTCTAAGGACATGCTTTTCTCTCTACAAGTTATCTGTTTCACATCCTGCTGATTCATCAAACATGTttcaacaaacatgtttttgcttttcctaCGTTCTGCATTCTCTCACCACTATGGCCAAAAGTTGAGACTCCTAATTTTAATGGAAGTATGTACAATATTCTCCTTTTGGTGGATACTTTCTAGGCTCTCTCCTTGTTTTGATAATATCTGGATGAAGGACCACAGGGACACAGACGGTTTGTGGAGTAAATGGTGTATAGGCTCCATGCTCAGACTCACTAAAACACATGTCAGTTATATTCTCAGAGTTTAGGTGTCAACACAGATGTTGTTCATGTAGGGAGCAGAGCAGGTACGGCAGAGGTTAGCAGATTGCTATTATATTCAGTACGGCCTCAAAATCCGAGGTGATGTGGGTATAGCATCAGCAAGAAAGGCAGTAATTCCTGAAAACAAATTCAGCTGAGATCAGCAGTTTTGAAGCTAAGAACTAAGCACTTAGCAATATGCAAGACCACGACTCATTACCAGCCCGTTAAAGCCGTTAAGGTAAAGCTGTctgactgaaaatgtttatAATTTCCCTTTGAGGCACAGAAGCACACAACGATCACAGTTGTACATGTGCATGATGGAACAAAATAGTGGTTGGCATCAGAGTTTGTTACACTGTGGTATTATCACTAAAAGCAAACCAGACCGGAAGGCATGTTTTCATATTAAACAGAGTAACCTGCTACTGCATGAATGATTACTTAAACATGACAaagatgtttcagtgtgttttattaggCTACTTTAAGCTAAAATCAGAACATGCAGCACAAGCATAAGGATAAGAAGCATAAGGATGTACCTCCATATgacttttttcatatttttggcAAATACAAGAGCTTACAGGAGGTGTTGTTTGCTGTCTTGGTAATGCTGCCTATTAGTTGTAGTGTTTAATGGTTAAGTATTTCCTTacttaacttttttatttactcaaaCCTTGGTTTTGCAAAAAATACATCTGTTGGTGGATTGTATGTTAAATAAATTTGGCTTAATATTTACATGCATTAAAGTTCTTCTTCAAACgtagtgttttttaaatgagcaaACCTTGGATTAGGCCCCACCTGGGGGAGTTACTGGAGTCAGTTAAGAGCCAAGCATTAACACTGACACAggtcatatttaaaaaataacaaatgataaACCTTGACTGTTCAAGCAGCCTATTTGACATTTGACTTACCCAAAGTCAGTAAAAGGGGAATTTAGACATGAACAACACTTTAAGAGAGAGGAGTTAGAAATATTAAGAACTATAACACTGTAGATATTCCTGTAATAACAAACACAAGTAGCATTTAAATTCTGATATAGTTTCTAATCCATGCATGATGACAAATCTAACTTTTCTTGCAGAGAATTTTttacaatgtcaataaaaatatgtaattttgCAAAACAATAGCTTTTCCCTTATATTGTATTTACTAACACAGGTAAATAATATCATTCTATTGATGCAAATACTCTTGACttgcttttgtttgtgaaaCACGCGAGTGTGAAACCCATGAGAAGAGTGACACGGTGTGGCGGAAACTGGGATGTAACTTGTTTGTAGCTTGTTTTGTTACATAGACCCACTGGTCTTGGTGGCAGACAAACTACAAACTGATTCATGGCCAAATCTGGCCttaaatcaaaaatatttgacCCCCtgataaaacaaattttaaaatgttatatcGTTTTTCATAAACTTTCAACTTGAAAAACGCAAATAAAAGGCTTATGTCAATCTTAATAAATAGAACTTCACAACATGAAGGCCtaacaataaaagacaaatgaaaaaatgatcTGCATGGAAAACAGAGGGGATGCTATTTCCCCCAACAGCAACTTCCCATTGCAACATAAATGAAACAGgctgaaatgaatgtgtttggGTTAAATAATCCAACAGTGCAACAGATAGCctacatttgtgttttagttttttttatgcaataaaaTATGACTTAATAAACAAAAGAATGACACCTGAGCTTTTTTCCCACACTGGCCATCACAGTGCTGGCCTCCACAGTTTGTCCACCGCATGTCTGATACACGCTGTTCAACTTTAAATGTGGACTTTCATTTGATGCAccaaaaaaaatgtattattgttattattgattTCACTGTGGGTGGATGCATTAGATTATCAGTAGGCTAATAACTGATTATGGCATTATTCAGATTGTTAGTTTGAAGTGCTCAttgtttacttgtgtgtgtttccctgtgCTGGTGCGTTCACTGCTCCTCACTCGTTCTGATCGATGCTCTGTGACCTGCTGCTCTACTGTAAAAAGCATACAAGGCAAGCCCGTGCAGGGCTCTCCAAGAAACCCCATCGACGAGACAAAACTCGAGGCGTGAACGTGGCAGCCATTTTACATCATCAAGAGTGAATGACTGAAGCCGGACCAGTGCCGGGAGTTTTacactttttctgtcttttaaatatcacatttatctTCCTAAATAATCAACACCATACACGTTGGTGAGCCAGCGGCAGGTAGGGCGAATGCTATTGATTGGTCACATGATTACTGCTCAGTTGATTGCTAAAAAGGCTGAATCGTGCGGTGCTGTTTCAAACAATGTGGAAACTGGTGGTGGTTAGGAACGAGTTCTCCAGACCGGCTTTTTGAAAATGGACTCTTCCTATGTGGCGGCACGTTGACAAACCACGTATCTAGCTGGCTAAACCTGTAGCTTTTAAGGCCTCGCTGGGTCGAATACAACTTAAAAGCCGTACTTTGCCAATTGGTGAAGTCCGTGCCGACAAATGACGTTGTAACAATGGCCTCATTGAAATTCCGTTCGAATTAGCATGCTAGCCTAAGCTAGCCTATTTTGACAGATCATGAAATTGACATGCTCATTGTCATTGGATGCTAACAGCAGCTAACTGACAAAAGCCAGTTGTCTTAGCATGGGTTTGCAATCCCGCGTTACTGTTGTACTAACTGACATTCTTCTCGACTGCTAAAATGCTAGATGCAGACTCATTCATAGACAATGAATAGTAGAGCGTAATGTTATTGTCCGCAAGATCTGTAGTTAGCGTGATTGCTGTAACATTAGCTGTGGGAACTAGCCCGCTAGGTAGCTAGCTTCAACGTGTGGAGTGAGTCCCTCCCCGCTAAAACTAACGTTATCCTCAGCCTCGATTCAACGTAAATACTTCCCTCAAGTTTGCTAACGTTACACACCTAGAGATTCATGTTGATTTTCAGGAGGGCATCGCTTcaacttttaatgttttaggACTATTTTATCCACAGAGAAAGCACGTGCTTACCGATATGAGATTGATTAGCATGTACTACAAGGTCTCGACTGAATATTTTCAAGCTAGTACTAGCAAAGGATAACGTTAGCTTATTTAACTTTAGGCCAAAACAGAAAATTGCCGTCCACGTTTTGCTGAGTCCAGCGTTGCCGGATACAGCAATGTGAACCGATAGCAACTGAATATGTGCTTTGCAGAAGTTGTACCCTCAGTATCTACCAACAATAACACATTGGGAGGTAATGTTGGTCCTACACAGGATGATTGGAGTGTTTACCTTAATGTCACAATATGTGCTGCCAAAGTGTCAATAAACAAAATGCTAATGTGTGCATCACTGGTCAGCCACCGGAAACCGGGGCTTACTCTGTGATGGAACACGTGTATCAGCTATCTAGCCTGTGCTGAAGTCAGCAGTGTGAAGGTAAGCTAACATGTAATTTAGAGACCAAAGCATACGAGGCTTCTGCACCAACAGCAACCAAGAGGGTTTAGGCATAGGCGTTAGCAAGTGAACTTGGCTTCATTTGCACTCATTTTAGTCCAGAAAAGAACAGAATGGAAAATACTGCCAGATGGGCAAAAACCTGGCAGTACCATATTTACAAAGTGTACTTTAATTAAATTCTGTGGGGGATTTtggtatgtatgttttttttttgtccttgcGTGCAATGCATCTGTGTCAACTGCCTATATACAAGTTTCTGGGCTTTTTCCTCATGTAATCTGAAAATTACGAGGGTTAAGTCAGGACAGTGAAAAGTCTTAGACTGttaaggaaaaaaataacacttcATATCGACAGTTTGTGCtgaaaaatcatgttttaaaattatgTAGGTCTGAGACTTTGCACTTTCCTGAAAACACCCCAAGTCTTGCCCTTGACCCAGGATTAATTTGGCTCATTGCATTTGCACAGATTTCTGGAGACATGGCCACAGAACATATTAATGGAAATGGTCCAGAAGAACCAATGGACACCTCTGCTGCAGTTACCCATTCTGAGCACTTCCAGACTTTATTAGAAGCTGGTTTACCACAGAAAGTTGCTGAAAAACTAGATGAAATTTACATAGCAGGTAAGGCACAATGAATATACTTGCATATTGAAATATGCAAATTCTCATGTTTATCAATTTCTTGCATGTACTGTCATTTGTATCACCTTTTTCAATGGGGGAATTGGGATCCTGAAGCAACTTTTTGTGGTTTCCTACCAAAATGGGTACTGCAGTGCtacaaattattaaattacacattaatgATGTGAGAATGTGTAAATGATTGCAGCATTTGCATTCCCAATATGGTTGCATGATCACTGGTGTCAAGGCGAATTAATTgtcataaaataatattttagcAGGTAACTGACATCAATTTTCAAAAGGGGAGAGTTTTGTTGAGCATATCCACTCTCCATTAattttttatgaatttctttacatacacacaattaTTGGAGACTGATTATGTGTAAGTATGTCAACTTGATACTTAACTGACATGTCTATCAATTTGCTCAGATCTGTATAAGTTTATCTGGGATTGAACTGATAAAAATTCTGGGGGTCATTTTAGGACAGTCGGATCTAGAAAAGTACTAGTCTGGCCTTTTCAGCCAGATGGGTCTGTGACAAAAACAATAGCAACAGCTGTCTGTTGGAACTGTCTGCCTAGGACAGGTGACAACCCTTCCATAGAAGAGAATGCAGATCTGCTCATTAGAAACTCCCAACCATAGTGTAGTGGGCCACTGGCATATCAAATTGCTCTGACACATCTGTTGTGATTATTTCTGCAAAAACATGCTGGTTAGACAGTAAAGTGTAGCCTGTCTACTGAATACAACTCCATTAGGTTAGGCCTGGTGGTAATTGATTTGAGTAATTGCTATATATCCATTACTGTTGATGCTACTactaaaatgaatgatgatCCTTTCAGTTATACTAGTATTTCTGTGATTGAATAACAAAGTAGAACTTTCTCAGTCTTTGTCGTTAATAGCTCATATCTGTTTTGTCCTCTTCTTTTAGGTTTGGTCTCGCACAGTGACTTAGATGCTCGAGCAATTGAGGCTCTGAAAGAATTCAACGAGGAAGGTGCTCTGCAAGTCCTTTTGCAATTCAAGGACAGCGACCTCTCACATGTTCAGGTGTGCATGTGGAACTGTTGGTGTATGGTTCAGTTAATTTCTGATGTCTTATCAGGTGGATGATTGCCCTTTGTACATCTAAGAtgcttttatgttgtttaattgTGATTCACACTGGCTTTCACTTATTATTGAACTTAATTTGCAAGACAAGTTCAGTCTTACTAATTGTCCTAATGATGTTGTTTAATTGTCTGatattaattgttttgtttttttttacccccctTCCAGAACAAAAGTGCCTTTCTTTGTGGTGTGATGAAGacgtacagacagagagagaaacaagggACCAAAGTGTCAGACACCAATAAAGGACCAGATGAAGCTAAAATCAAAGTAAGAACTACTTGAATGAATGTTAACTATTGTGATTGAACTAATAGCAAATCTTCATGTGTAAGATGCTATTTGAACATGAAAAATTCATGTTGTGCAATATTTCTAGaaatctgctttgttttattgatgctcAGGCTTTGCTGGAGCGGACTGGCTACACACTTGATGTGACAACAGGCCAGAGGAAGTATGGAGGTCCCCCACCAGAGTCTGCCCATTCAGGGGCGCAGCCCACCATTGGTACAGAGGTATACAGTTTTATCTTGCACTATTTACTAGGCATAACCGTGCAAGCGTGATGCACTTTTAAGTTGGGTGGTGCATGTGTTAGGTCAAGAGCATTCAGGTTTCATGTGGTGTCCAAATGATGAAATATAAACATGCTGTAGTAACCATGGTTACAGTGGTAGTTTACCGCTAAGAGCTGAACGGATACCTTTTTACCTAATGCCATCTATCTTGTCTTCCCCTTACATTTGAAATTGAAGAGTTGCTCTCATGAGCCCTAATCTTTTCCTCTGAACCTTGCAGATATTTGTAGGCAAAATCCCCAGAGACCTGTTTGAGGATGAGCTGGTTCCGCTGTTTGAGAAAGCTGGCCCCATCTGGGACTTGCGCCTGATGATGGATCCTCTCAGTGGCCTGAACAGGGGCTATGCCTTCGTCACTTTCTGCACTAAAGAAGCTGCACAGCAAGCTGTCAAATTGGTATGTCTGTTCTACTGCAGGTATAACCAGAAAGGAAATGAGTCTGATTAAGTTGTTTGACAGATATCATAATGGTAGATAAGGATGTGAAAAGACAACtgccacttttgttttttggctcACTTGATTACACTATTCATTCTTCTGCAGTGCAACAACAATGAAATTCGACCGGGTAAACACATTGGTGTATGCATCTCAGTGGCCAATAATAGACTGTTTGTTGGCTCCATCCCcaagagtaaaacaaaagagcaaatTGTTGAAGAATTTGCAAAGGTCACAGGTAAGTTACTTTCATCCATTGATTTATCATTCTTTGTACTATTTGCTCAACAGCTTAGATTTGATTTGTTCTACATTTAATATGAAATGTATAATGCAAGAATCAGTGGGAGAAGCTTTGAAAGTGAAGGTTTTTTAGGCATTTCCTCTTTGTGTCCAAATGATGACCTCATTACTATGCTAGAGTGACTCATGTTACTATGATGGCTTACCGCTAAGATCTGAATggacactgtttttattttattatatttgctgctgttgctaaTAATTTCACATTGCTGTGAAAGGTGATTTTGGCTGAGTAAACCTGTTTAACCACCTGCTGCTTTTTCCCTACATCtctcccttttctgtttttagaggGTCTAAATGATGTCATATTGTACCACCAGCCTgatgacaagaagaagaatCGTGGATTTTGTTTCTTGGAATATGAAGACCACAAGACGGCAGCTCAGGCCCGTCGTCGCCTGATGAGTGGCAAGGTGAAGGTGTGGGGAAACGTGGTCACTGTGGAGTGGGCTGATCCCATTGAAGACCCAGACCCAGAGGTCATGGCAAAGGTAATGCACATGATCAAAGGTCATTACTAGTAAGCTTCTAAGTGTATGTGCAAGCCATCTGCAGTTACATTTGTTACATTAATTTTCTGCACAAAAACACTTGTTCTTAATTTTTCAGGTCAAGGTGCTGTTTGTGAGGAACCTAGCGAGCACTGTTACAGAAGAGATTCTTGAAAAGGCCTTTAGTCAGTTTGGCAAGTTGGAGAGGGTGAAAAAATTGAAAGACTATGCCTTTATCCACTTTGAGGAAAGAGATGGTGCTGTGAAGGTatggatgtaaaaaaaaaaaaaaaaaaaaaacttgactcCCTGGTTATATATGTCAtgtatttacaatatatttGAGGTCATTATCATGACAATCTTCTGTCAATTTAACAGGCGCTGGCTGATCTCAATGGCAAAGAAATTGAAGGAGAGCACATTGAAATAGTGTTCGCCAAGCCCCCTGACCAGAAGAGGAAAGAGCGCAAAGCCCAGAGACAAGCCgctaaaacacaaatgtaagaGCGAATaatgcacaacaaacacattaccTCTTATCCTTTGATATAAAACAGGAGGTCATGTTCATGTGAATTCTGCATATCCTTTCAGGTATGATGAATACTATTACTATGGGCCTCCCCACATGCCACCACCCACAAGAGGTAGAGGGAGAGGTGGAAGGGGAGGTTATTCTTACCCTCCTGATTATTACGGCTATGAAGATTATTATGATTACTATGGATACGATTATCACAACTACCGGGGCGGCTATGATGACCCATACTATGGCTATGAGGACTTCCAAGGGTCTGGGAGAGGACGAGGAGCAAGGGGAGTGGTCCGTGGCGGTGCCAGTCAGACTAGGGGCCGTGGAGTTGTCACACCAAGGGGCCGGCTGGGCTTCTCACAGCGAGGAGGCCCTGGAACAAGCAGAGGTATATTTAGAGTTTTCTTAGTGTGATAAAGATAGTTTCAAAGTT
The Anabas testudineus chromosome 22, fAnaTes1.2, whole genome shotgun sequence DNA segment above includes these coding regions:
- the LOC113148206 gene encoding heterogeneous nuclear ribonucleoprotein Q-like isoform X2, which gives rise to MATEHINGNGPEEPMDTSAAVTHSEHFQTLLEAGLPQKVAEKLDEIYIAGLVSHSDLDARAIEALKEFNEEGALQVLLQFKDSDLSHVQNKSAFLCGVMKTYRQREKQGTKVSDTNKGPDEAKIKALLERTGYTLDVTTGQRKYGGPPPESAHSGAQPTIGTEIFVGKIPRDLFEDELVPLFEKAGPIWDLRLMMDPLSGLNRGYAFVTFCTKEAAQQAVKLCNNNEIRPGKHIGVCISVANNRLFVGSIPKSKTKEQIVEEFAKVTEGLNDVILYHQPDDKKKNRGFCFLEYEDHKTAAQARRRLMSGKVKVWGNVVTVEWADPIEDPDPEVMAKVKVLFVRNLASTVTEEILEKAFSQFGKLERVKKLKDYAFIHFEERDGAVKALADLNGKEIEGEHIEIVFAKPPDQKRKERKAQRQAAKTQMYDEYYYYGPPHMPPPTRGRGRGGRGGYSYPPDYYGYEDYYDYYGYDYHNYRGGYDDPYYGYEDFQGSGRGRGARGVVRGGASQTRGRGVVTPRGRLGFSQRGGPGTSRGKRGRGRS
- the LOC113148206 gene encoding heterogeneous nuclear ribonucleoprotein Q-like isoform X1, with the protein product MATEHINGNGPEEPMDTSAAVTHSEHFQTLLEAGLPQKVAEKLDEIYIAGLVSHSDLDARAIEALKEFNEEGALQVLLQFKDSDLSHVQNKSAFLCGVMKTYRQREKQGTKVSDTNKGPDEAKIKALLERTGYTLDVTTGQRKYGGPPPESAHSGAQPTIGTEIFVGKIPRDLFEDELVPLFEKAGPIWDLRLMMDPLSGLNRGYAFVTFCTKEAAQQAVKLCNNNEIRPGKHIGVCISVANNRLFVGSIPKSKTKEQIVEEFAKVTEGLNDVILYHQPDDKKKNRGFCFLEYEDHKTAAQARRRLMSGKVKVWGNVVTVEWADPIEDPDPEVMAKVKVLFVRNLASTVTEEILEKAFSQFGKLERVKKLKDYAFIHFEERDGAVKALADLNGKEIEGEHIEIVFAKPPDQKRKERKAQRQAAKTQMYDEYYYYGPPHMPPPTRGRGRGGRGGYSYPPDYYGYEDYYDYYGYDYHNYRGGYDDPYYGYEDFQGSGRGRGARGVVRGGASQTRGRGVVTPRGRLGFSQRGGPGTSRAGKRGRGRS
- the cga gene encoding glycoprotein hormones alpha chain codes for the protein MKGRHSLNMVTAVVTMGSVKSAGLSFLLLSFLLYIADSYPNNDFSNVGCEECTLKKNSVFSRDRPIYQCMGCCFSRAYPTPLKAMKTMTIPKNITSEATCCVAKHSYETEVAGIRVRNHTSCHCSTCYFHKI
- the LOC113148206 gene encoding heterogeneous nuclear ribonucleoprotein Q-like isoform X3, whose protein sequence is MKTYRQREKQGTKVSDTNKGPDEAKIKALLERTGYTLDVTTGQRKYGGPPPESAHSGAQPTIGTEIFVGKIPRDLFEDELVPLFEKAGPIWDLRLMMDPLSGLNRGYAFVTFCTKEAAQQAVKLCNNNEIRPGKHIGVCISVANNRLFVGSIPKSKTKEQIVEEFAKVTEGLNDVILYHQPDDKKKNRGFCFLEYEDHKTAAQARRRLMSGKVKVWGNVVTVEWADPIEDPDPEVMAKVKVLFVRNLASTVTEEILEKAFSQFGKLERVKKLKDYAFIHFEERDGAVKALADLNGKEIEGEHIEIVFAKPPDQKRKERKAQRQAAKTQMYDEYYYYGPPHMPPPTRGRGRGGRGGYSYPPDYYGYEDYYDYYGYDYHNYRGGYDDPYYGYEDFQGSGRGRGARGVVRGGASQTRGRGVVTPRGRLGFSQRGGPGTSRAGKRGRGRS